Proteins encoded in a region of the Magallana gigas chromosome 8, xbMagGiga1.1, whole genome shotgun sequence genome:
- the LOC136270859 gene encoding uncharacterized protein isoform X1 has protein sequence MRKCKLKGKKITVNEVLCEESIDKIIRHDEGYRVLRTLRGSPPYWERTKKDIFAMIRQLGIPTWFCSFSAAETKWKPLLRVLAKLTKNMNYTDSDILKMTWFEKNELIKADPVTCARYFDYRFQMFMNSVLKHDTSPIGKIKDFFIRVEFQQRGSPHVHILFWIDGAPSLGKNTDNDMVTFIDKFITCKRNSRLAEVINYQTHRHARTCRKKGQSVCRFGFPLPPLDKTMILHGFDENKPINEVSEAKKNFVKVSEVLDSLKSGDGCETTLEAFLKSLKMSYDDYLLALRSNIKPGQKKVFLKRNLSEIRINNYNEILIECWEANMDIQFILDPYACAAYIVSYISKGQRGMSNLLSNACREAKESEHDMRQQMKTLHEIFESGGQSSAPYNTALKVVVCGIGQVVQYRNASGDQRESVTVGFADQSMAAKGTLYDMTKKDTLRVGSTVMLMNSIIKKDMKTIVITNKSKVLKTSPLEDVPRERIQEGHALACPPPAETVEIKAVHTSPVKTLLTIRGQIISEEMERTVKVGGVDTSVRALRVKDESAVCKVTLWRDFAKRKTSVGSHIKLTDVAVQLFNDEKSLSTTSRTTLQEVESPEVNKTMTFIAFEWIDSEFLTLTADTEDFPEFSISKETLKIALQCTETEEVEECLLRKLPLRANINFKEREILQITVC, from the exons ATGAGGAAATGcaaattaaaaggaaaaaaaataacagtaaatGAAGTTCTGTGTGAAGAATccattgataaaataattaggCATGATGAAGGTTACAGAGTTTTGCGAACTTTGCGTGGGTCGCCACCTTATTGGGAAAGAACTAAAAAGGACATCTTTGCAATGATTCGTCAACTTGGCATTCCAACTTGGTTTTGCTCCTTTTCGGCTGCTGAAACAAAATGGAAACCCTTATTACGTGTTTTGGCAAAACTTACCAAGAATATGAATTACACAGATTCAGATATCTTAAAAATGACttggtttgaaaaaaatgaacttaTTAAAGCTGACCCAGTTACATGTGCAAGGTATTTTGATTACCGATTTCAAATGTTCATGAACAGTGTTTTGAAACATGATACCTCACCAATTGGGAAAATTAAAGACTTTTTTATTCGTGTGGAATTCCAACAAAGAGGTTCACCTCATGTTCACATATTGTTTTGGATTGATGGCGCCCCTTCATTAGGCAAAAACACTGACAATGACATGGTTACTTTCATAGATAAGTTTATAACATGCAAAAGAAACAGCAGGCTAGCTGAAGTGATAAATTACCAAACTCATCGCCATGCAAGAACATGCAGAAAGAAAGGCCAGTCTGTCTGTCGCTTTGGTTTTCCCTTGCCACCTCTTGATAAAACTATGATATTACATggttttgatgaaaataaaccAATTAATGAAGTTTCTGAAGcaaagaaaaattttgtaaaagtttcTGAAGTTTTAGATAGCTTAAAATCAGGAGATGGATGTGAAACAACACTTGAAGcatttttgaaatctttaaagatGTCTTATGATGACTACCTTCTAGCATTACGATCAAATATCAAACCtggacaaaaaaaagttttcttaaaaCGCAATTTATCTGAAATAAGAATCAACAATTACAATGAAATACTTATTGAATGCTGGGAAGCTAATATGGACATTCAATTTATTCTAGATCCATATGCATGTGCTGCATACATAGTGTCTTACATATCTAAAGGGCAGCGAGGTATGTCAAACTTGCTTAGTAATGCTTGTAGGGAAGCCAAAGAATCTGAACATGATATGCGCCAACAG ATGAAGACACTTCATGAAATCTTTGAAAGTGGAGGTCAGTCCAGTGCTCCATACAACACTGCCTTAAAAGTTGTCGTTTGCGGAATAGGACAGGTTGTGCAGTACAGAAATGCCAGTGGCGATCAAAGAGAATCAGTCACGGTTGGATTTGCTGACCAATCTATGGCAGCAAAGGGAACATTGTATGACATGACAAAGAAAGACACCTTAAGAGTTGGGTCCACAGTCATGCTCATGAACTCCATAATTAAAAAGGACATGAAAACTATTGTCATCACCAACAAGTCAAAAGTCTTGAAGACAAGTCCACTGGAAGATGTGCCAAGAGAGAGAATTCAAGAAGGCCATGCTTTGGCATGTCCTCCTCCTGCCGAGACAGTTGAGATCAAGGCAGTCCACACATCCCCAGTTAAGACTCTCTTGACAATCAGAGGGCAAATAATATCa GAAGAAATGGAGAGAACTGTTAAAGTAGGGGGTGTAGACACCTCTGTTCGTGCTCTAAGGGTGAAAGATGAGTCTGCTGTTTGTAAAGTGACCTTGTGGAGGGATTTCGCCAAGAGGAAAACCTCGGTAGGCAGCCATATCAAACTAACTGATGTGGCCGTCCAACTTTTCAATGATGAAAAGTCTTTGTCAACAACCTCCCGCACAACGTTACAG GAAGTGGAATCTCCAGAAGTTAACAAAACAATGACATTCATAGCATTTGAGTGGATTGATTCCGAATTCTTGACATTAACAGCTGACACAGAAGATTTCCCAGAGTTTTCCATCTCTAAGGAAACCTTAAAGATTGCACTACAATGTACAGAAACTGAAGAAGTTGAGGAATGTTTACTGAGAAAACTTCCTCTTCGTGCAAACATAAACTTTAAGGAACGAGAGATTCTGCAAATCACAGTGTGCTAA
- the LOC136270859 gene encoding uncharacterized protein isoform X2, translating into MKTLHEIFESGGQSSAPYNTALKVVVCGIGQVVQYRNASGDQRESVTVGFADQSMAAKGTLYDMTKKDTLRVGSTVMLMNSIIKKDMKTIVITNKSKVLKTSPLEDVPRERIQEGHALACPPPAETVEIKAVHTSPVKTLLTIRGQIISEEMERTVKVGGVDTSVRALRVKDESAVCKVTLWRDFAKRKTSVGSHIKLTDVAVQLFNDEKSLSTTSRTTLQEVESPEVNKTMTFIAFEWIDSEFLTLTADTEDFPEFSISKETLKIALQCTETEEVEECLLRKLPLRANINFKEREILQITVC; encoded by the exons ATGAAGACACTTCATGAAATCTTTGAAAGTGGAGGTCAGTCCAGTGCTCCATACAACACTGCCTTAAAAGTTGTCGTTTGCGGAATAGGACAGGTTGTGCAGTACAGAAATGCCAGTGGCGATCAAAGAGAATCAGTCACGGTTGGATTTGCTGACCAATCTATGGCAGCAAAGGGAACATTGTATGACATGACAAAGAAAGACACCTTAAGAGTTGGGTCCACAGTCATGCTCATGAACTCCATAATTAAAAAGGACATGAAAACTATTGTCATCACCAACAAGTCAAAAGTCTTGAAGACAAGTCCACTGGAAGATGTGCCAAGAGAGAGAATTCAAGAAGGCCATGCTTTGGCATGTCCTCCTCCTGCCGAGACAGTTGAGATCAAGGCAGTCCACACATCCCCAGTTAAGACTCTCTTGACAATCAGAGGGCAAATAATATCa GAAGAAATGGAGAGAACTGTTAAAGTAGGGGGTGTAGACACCTCTGTTCGTGCTCTAAGGGTGAAAGATGAGTCTGCTGTTTGTAAAGTGACCTTGTGGAGGGATTTCGCCAAGAGGAAAACCTCGGTAGGCAGCCATATCAAACTAACTGATGTGGCCGTCCAACTTTTCAATGATGAAAAGTCTTTGTCAACAACCTCCCGCACAACGTTACAG GAAGTGGAATCTCCAGAAGTTAACAAAACAATGACATTCATAGCATTTGAGTGGATTGATTCCGAATTCTTGACATTAACAGCTGACACAGAAGATTTCCCAGAGTTTTCCATCTCTAAGGAAACCTTAAAGATTGCACTACAATGTACAGAAACTGAAGAAGTTGAGGAATGTTTACTGAGAAAACTTCCTCTTCGTGCAAACATAAACTTTAAGGAACGAGAGATTCTGCAAATCACAGTGTGCTAA
- the LOC105344584 gene encoding kyphoscoliosis peptidase, translated as MGNSPTVEVYLTSDDVVSGDVVGFFCGPGNQGRIRSKPVPNLKVPGFKKKDILADKDLEKFGEIDEHALHTPSNAASSVKSLVNYLAPMTATDVEKVRAIYRWITANISHEASHSMDDDSMTSEPSTVLGRRCTHADGYATLFAAMCKSAGVPVVTLSGFAKRFDYDPEIPFTSRDKPNHSWNAVFVEEDWRFVDCCWGAGREDEAGRWTPKFEEFWFLTDPDKFINDHYPCMSTDTKIITNWQLMKQPISLDEFNKTVRLEEVCKEWGIELSYTEPILIFRKEIHITLAASVLLRNVIATLETVDRVSMDEYTVVYRFDTLTFSIQCRPPSPGTYVLKIFGKRDGVQSERPKLLLRYNLKCTDCNNYVKSLPYVYTHAQTYQCTLHEPNSRELPSKSEVRIRLSSSHLRQVNVEDIPLECDENGTWEGVVMTPQAGETIVIFGSTSDELQGRFNSLYKFFIV; from the exons ATGGGAAACAGTCCAACGGTAGAGGTGTACCTCACGTCTGATGACGTCGTAAGCGGTGACGTAGTGGGATTCTTCTGTGGTCCTGGTAACCAAGGGCGCATCAGAAGCAAGCCCGTGCCGAACCTTAAAGTACCCGGATTCAAAAAGAAAGACATTCTCGCAGACAAAGATCTTGAAAAATTCGGGGAGATAGACGAGCATGCGCTTCAC acaccCTCAAATGCGGCCTCGTCGGTCAAGAGTCTTGTGAACTACTTGGCGCCAATGACAGCCACTGATGTAGAAAAGGTCAGGGCCATCTACAGGTGGATAACGGCAAACATCAG ccATGAAGCTTCACACTCCATGGATGACGATAGCATGACGTCAGAGCCAAGCACTGTTCTAGGAAGACGGTGCACACATGCTGATGGCTATGCTACTCTGTTTGCGGCTATGTGCAA GAGCGCTGGTGTTCCGGTGGTCACTTTGTCAGGGTTCGCAAAACGCTTCGACTACGACCCTGAAATCCCCTTCACATCACGTGACAAACCCAACCATTCTTGGAATGCGGTTTTCGTGGAGGAGGACTGGCGGTTTGTGGACTGCTGTTGGGGAGCAGGGCGGGAAGACGAAGCAGGCCGATGGACTCCGAAGTTTGAGGAATTCTGGTTCTTAACGGATCCTGATAAGTTCATCAACGATCACTACCCATGCATGAGTACCGACACCAAAATCATCACCAACTGGCAGTTGATGAAACAACCCATCTCTCTGGATGAATTCAACAAGACTGTAAGGCTGGAAGAAGTTTGTAAAGAATGGGGGATTGAATTATCTTATACGGAACCGATCCTCATCTTCAGGAAAGAGATCCACATCACGTTGGCTGCTAGCGTACTTTTGCGCAACGTCATTGCTACCTTGGAGACGGTGGACAGAGTGAGCATGGATGAGTACACGGTGGTGTATCGATTCGACACCCTGACCTTTAGCATACAGTGCAGACCACCGTCTCCCGGAACTTACGTCTTAAAGATATTTGGTAAACGTGACGGAGTACAGTCAGAGCGCCCAAAACTTTTGCTACGGTACAACTTGAAATGTACAGACTGCAATAACTATGTCAAATCACTTCCTTACGTCTACACGCATGCGCAAACCTACCAGTGCACCCTACACGAACCAAATTCTCGTGAACTTCCCTCCAAATCGGAAGTTCGGATTCGGTTGTCGTCATCCCACCTTCGACAGGTCAATGTAGAGGACATTCCACTGGAGTGTGACGAAAACGGGACCTGGGAGGGGGTCGTAATGACCCCACAGGCCGGCGAGACCATCGTCATCTTCGGCAGTACTTCTGATGAATTGCAAGGAAGATTTAACTCGCTCTACAAATTCTTTATAGTTTAA